A genomic region of Vanessa tameamea isolate UH-Manoa-2023 chromosome 11, ilVanTame1 primary haplotype, whole genome shotgun sequence contains the following coding sequences:
- the LOC113402553 gene encoding lipase member I-like, whose amino-acid sequence MNLYTVISLVITIKHLLVFDVIAQSEQPNLNFFENLYAKMSGACRAIVDLQFNSMNSQNGILKTMKIIYIDKTEKRTFSIDKAFQTLTQPDVFDITKQTKIIIHGFRDSSQSSVTQDIAEGYNEKNMFNVLLVDAEEMMNQRYILSVHNARLIGKRLANLLGNLENFGASADDFHLIGVSLGAHIAGWAGKYFHKYKSHLIGRITGLDPAGPCFSFAYPDQRLDKMDAKYVDVMHSNMLMQGVIEPLGHADFYINGGGPQQPGCVMPSCSHLRAAQVYAESIRTPKSFVGIRCQSWQKFEANKCKDSDYAVLGYGSSTSTRGLYYLRTSAGSPFGLGMNGTKYITPKDNNNWLMDLSYT is encoded by the exons ATGAACCTCTATACTGTTATATCGCTCgtaataacaattaaacattTGTTAGTGTTTGATGTGATCGCACAAAGTGAGCAGCCGAACCTAAATTTCTTTGAGAACTTGTATGCAAAAATGTCCGGTGCAT GTCGCGCTATTGTGGACTTACAATTTAATTCCATGAATAGTCAAAATGGAATATTGAAGAccatgaaaataatttacattgataAAACAGAAAAACGGACTTTCTCCATAGATAAAGCATTTCAGACTCTAACTCAACCTGATGTGTTTGATATaactaaacaaacaaaaatcatAATTCATGGATTTAGGGACAGTTCACAGTCCTCAGTCACACAGGATATAGCTGAGggttataatgaaaaaaatatgttcaatgtGCTTCTCGTCGATGCAGAAGAAATGATGAATCAGAGATATATATTGTCCGTGCATAATGCCCGTCTAATAGGAAAGAGATTAGCTAATTTATTAGGTAATTTGGAAAATTTTGGAGCCAGCGCTGATGATTTTCATCTCATCGGTGTAAGTTTGGGAGCACATATAGCAGGATGGGCGGGGAAATACttccataaatataaatcacactTAATTGGACGTATAACTGGATTAGATCCTGCAGGTCCTTGTTTCTCTTTTGCGTATCCTGACCAGAGGCTAGATAAAATGGACGCCAAATATGTAGACGTGATGCATTCGAATATGTTAATGCAGGGAGTGATCGAACCTCTTGGTCACGCCGATTTCTATATAAATGGAGGTGGACCTCAACAACCGGGATGTGTCATGCCTTCTTGCAGTCATCTCAGGGCAGCTCAGGTGTATGCAGAAAGTATACGAACTCCGAAATCATTTGTAGGTATTCGATGTCAAAGTTGGCAAAAATTTGAAgcaaataaatgtaaagataGCGATTATGCCGTTCTGGGATACGGTTCCTCAACCTCGACACGCGGTCTTTATTACCTGCGGACGTCGGCTGGATCACCTTTCGGCCTTGGTATGAATGGTACGAAATATATCACGCCGAAAGACAATAATAATTGGTTAATGGATTTAAGTTACACTTGA